The Amyelois transitella isolate CPQ chromosome Z, ilAmyTran1.1, whole genome shotgun sequence genome contains a region encoding:
- the LOC106133956 gene encoding calaxin isoform X1: MVIFFKIQKRDEKPSASDLIARGHFRDVLHTGLGMTDAYMMERVMVALDRGTSPYVTMATFAKAMSLYLRGDLEERITYAFTCYDLLGEGSLRRETMYQLMKKSLAKASRDDDVEEAVKELVDIMLKRMDLDLDGVINFKDFHDCVVKTPSLLEALGYCLPERPAVYSFIATWCPAWGKM, encoded by the exons ATGgtgatatttttcaaaatacagAAACGCGATGAGAAACCGTCAGCTTCAGACTTAATTGCTAG GGGCCACTTTAGAGACGTCCTCCATACCGGCCTGGGGATGACGGACGCCTACATGATGGAGCGTGTGATGGTTGCCCTGGATAGGGGCACTTCTCCCTACGTCACTATGGCCACATTCGCCAAGGCTATGTCGCTGTACCTCCGCGGTGACCTGGAGGAACGTATCACTTACGCTTTTACG TGTTATGATCTATTGGGAGAGGGATCGTTACGGAGAGAGACTATGTACCAGTTGATGAAAAAGAGTCTGGCAAAGGCGTCCAGAGATGATGACGTCGAAGAAGCTGTAAAG GAGCTCGTAGACATAATGCTGAAGCGTATGGACTTGGATCTGGACGGTGTGATCAATTTCAAGGACTTCCATGACTGTGTGGTGAAGACGCCATCTTTGCTGGAGGCGCTCGGGTACTGCCTGCCCGAGCGACCGGCAGTGTATTCCTTTATTGCTACCTGGTGTCCTGCATGGGGCAAGAT GTAA
- the LOC106133956 gene encoding calaxin isoform X2: MSASLDSALDPMEEIRFRKKHGAMWMEIQKDTHFTFDELEQIMVIFFKIQKRDEKPSASDLIARGHFRDVLHTGLGMTDAYMMERVMVALDRGTSPYVTMATFAKAMSLYLRGDLEERITYAFTCYDLLGEGSLRRETMYQLMKKSLAKASRDDDVEEAVKELVDIMLKRMDLDLDGVINFKDFHDCVVKTPSLLEALGYCLPERPAVYSFIATWCPAWGKM; encoded by the exons ATGTCGGCATCTTTGGACTCTGCACTGGACCCCATGGAGGAGATCAGATTCCGCAAGAAACATGGGGCCATGTGGATGGAGATACAAAAAGACACACATTTCACATTTGACGAATTAGaac AAATAATGgtgatatttttcaaaatacagAAACGCGATGAGAAACCGTCAGCTTCAGACTTAATTGCTAG GGGCCACTTTAGAGACGTCCTCCATACCGGCCTGGGGATGACGGACGCCTACATGATGGAGCGTGTGATGGTTGCCCTGGATAGGGGCACTTCTCCCTACGTCACTATGGCCACATTCGCCAAGGCTATGTCGCTGTACCTCCGCGGTGACCTGGAGGAACGTATCACTTACGCTTTTACG TGTTATGATCTATTGGGAGAGGGATCGTTACGGAGAGAGACTATGTACCAGTTGATGAAAAAGAGTCTGGCAAAGGCGTCCAGAGATGATGACGTCGAAGAAGCTGTAAAG GAGCTCGTAGACATAATGCTGAAGCGTATGGACTTGGATCTGGACGGTGTGATCAATTTCAAGGACTTCCATGACTGTGTGGTGAAGACGCCATCTTTGCTGGAGGCGCTCGGGTACTGCCTGCCCGAGCGACCGGCAGTGTATTCCTTTATTGCTACCTGGTGTCCTGCATGGGGCAAGATGTAA